The DNA segment GGCATCCGGGCGTTGCAAAACCAGGATGTGGCAATGCTGGAGCAACTCTTCCCAGCGATGCCAAGTGGGCAGTCCGCAAAATGCGTCCCAGCCCAAAAGCAGAAACAACTGGTCATCGGCGGCCAACTCGGCCCGCGTCTGTTCCAGGGTGTCGATAGTGTAGGACGGTTTATCGCGTTTGAGCTCGCGGTCGTCCACCACCAACGGGGCAATCCCGGCCACCGCACACTGCACCATCGCCAGGCGCTCCTGCGCGCTGACCTGCGGTGTGTCCCGGTGCGGCGGCCTGGCATTGGGGATCAGCCGCAGCTCTTGCAGCCCGAGGGTATCCGCCACTTCCAGGGCACTGCGCAAATGGCCGATGTGCACGGGGTCGAAGGTACCGCCGAGCAGCCCGATGCGTTTACCCATCAAGTGCGCACATGACCATCGCCAAAGACCACGTACTTCTCGCTGGTCAGGCCTTCCAGGCCCACCGGGCCACGGGCATGCAGCTTGTCCGTGGAAATCCCGATCTCCGCCCCCAGGCCGTACTCGAAGCCGTCGGCAAAACGCGTCGAGGCGTTGATCATCACCGAAGCAGAGTCTACTTCGGTGAGGAAACGCCGGGCATCGCTGAAATGCTCGGAAACAATGGCGTCGGTATGCTTGGAGCCGTAGGTATTGATGTGCTCGATGGCCTGGTCCAGGTCATCGACGATACGAATCGACAGGATCGGCGCCGTGTATTCGGTGTACCAGTCCTGCTCGGTGGCTTCGATCACGTCGCTGCCCAGCAATGCCCGGGTACGCTCGCAACCCCGCAACTCCACGCCTTTGTCACGGTAGATTGCAGCCAGCGGCGGCAACACGCGCTCGGCAATGCCGGCGTGGACCAACAGGGTTTCCATGGTGTTGCACGGCGCGTAGCGGTGGGTCTTGGCGTTATCGGCAATGCGGATCGCCTTGTCGAGATCGGCCGCCACGTCGATAAACACATGGCAGACGCCATCCAGGTGCTTGATAACTGGCACCTTGGCATCGCGGCTGACACGTTCGATCAGGCCCTTGCCGCCGCGTGGAACAATTACGTCGACAAACTCCGGCATGGTGATCAGCGCCCCGACGGCGGCGCGGTCGGTGGTTTCCACCACTTGCACCACTTCAGCCGGCAACTCGGCCACGGCCAGGCCTTGCTGGATGCAGGCGGCGATGGCGCGGTTGGAATGGATCGCTTCGGAGCCGCCGCGCAGGATGGTGGCGTTGCCGGACTTCAGGCACAGGCTCGCGGCGTCGATGGTCACGTTGGGCCGCGACTCATAGATGATGCCGATCACGCCCAGGGGCACACGCATCTTGCCGACCTGGATACCTGACGGCAGGTAGCGCATGTCGCGGATCTCACCGATGGGGTCCGGCAGCTTGGCCACCTGGCGCAAGCCTTCGATCATGTCGTCGATACGGGCCGGCGTCAGCGCCAGGCGATCCAGCAATGCCGGCTCCAGACCATTGGCCCGGCCGTTGGCCAGGTCCAGCTCGTTGGCAGCGGTCAACTCGGAGCGCGAGGCATCCAGAGCATCGGCGGCCGCCAGCAGGGCACGGTTCTTCTGCGCGGTGCTCGCACGGGCGATCAACCGCGAGGCCTGACGGGCAGCGCGACCCAGGCGGGTCATGTAGTCAAGAACGGACTCAGTCATGGTCTGGTGGGGTCTTGGCAAAGAGGAAAGCGGCAGATTATAGCTGTCGCGCCGTCCTACGGACAGCGGTGAGGGGCGGATGGTCGAAATGAACTGTAAAAACTCGACGTTCAGCGGTGATTAAGGCTGAAGTTGATATCATCCTGTCACATTTGGCCTGCGCAACCGTCCATCGTCATGTCCAGTTCTCCCCCAAAGCTCCCCGCCAACCCCCTGCCGGATGGCTTTTTCGACCGCGACGCGCAAACGCTCGCGAAAGATTTGCTGGGCAAAGTCATCCGCCATCGGGTCGGCGAGTTGTGGCTGTCGGCGCGAATTATTGAAACCGAAGCCTATTATTTGGCCGAAAAAGGCAGCCATGCGTCCCTCGGCTACACAGAAAAGCGTAAGGCTTTGTTTCTGGATGGCGGCCACATCTATATGTACTACGCCCGTGGCGGTGACTCCCTGAACTTCAGTGCCCAGGGGCCAGGCAATGCCGTGCTGATCAAGTCGGCCTACCCCTGGGTGGATGAGGTATCAGGGCCTGCCAGCCTGGCGCAAATGCTCCTCAACAACCCCGACGCCAGCGGCCGTCCGCGCCCGGCCCAGAAGCTTTGCGCCGGGCAAACCCTGCTGTGCAAGGCCCTGGGTTTAAAGGTGCCAATGTGGGACGCCAAGCGCTTCGACCAGGAGCGGCTGTACGTCGAGGATGTGGGCCTGGCCCCCACGCAGATTATCCAGACCACCCGCCTGGGCATTCCCGGCGGGCGCGATGAACACCTGATGTATCGCTTT comes from the Pseudomonas shahriarae genome and includes:
- the nadD gene encoding nicotinate-nucleotide adenylyltransferase, with the protein product MGKRIGLLGGTFDPVHIGHLRSALEVADTLGLQELRLIPNARPPHRDTPQVSAQERLAMVQCAVAGIAPLVVDDRELKRDKPSYTIDTLEQTRAELAADDQLFLLLGWDAFCGLPTWHRWEELLQHCHILVLQRPDADSEPPDALRNLLAARSVSDPQALTGPSGNIAFVWQTPLAVSATQIRQLLASGKSVRFLVPDAVLAYIDAHGLYRASN
- a CDS encoding glutamate-5-semialdehyde dehydrogenase, whose product is MTESVLDYMTRLGRAARQASRLIARASTAQKNRALLAAADALDASRSELTAANELDLANGRANGLEPALLDRLALTPARIDDMIEGLRQVAKLPDPIGEIRDMRYLPSGIQVGKMRVPLGVIGIIYESRPNVTIDAASLCLKSGNATILRGGSEAIHSNRAIAACIQQGLAVAELPAEVVQVVETTDRAAVGALITMPEFVDVIVPRGGKGLIERVSRDAKVPVIKHLDGVCHVFIDVAADLDKAIRIADNAKTHRYAPCNTMETLLVHAGIAERVLPPLAAIYRDKGVELRGCERTRALLGSDVIEATEQDWYTEYTAPILSIRIVDDLDQAIEHINTYGSKHTDAIVSEHFSDARRFLTEVDSASVMINASTRFADGFEYGLGAEIGISTDKLHARGPVGLEGLTSEKYVVFGDGHVRT
- a CDS encoding DNA-3-methyladenine glycosylase, with translation MSSSPPKLPANPLPDGFFDRDAQTLAKDLLGKVIRHRVGELWLSARIIETEAYYLAEKGSHASLGYTEKRKALFLDGGHIYMYYARGGDSLNFSAQGPGNAVLIKSAYPWVDEVSGPASLAQMLLNNPDASGRPRPAQKLCAGQTLLCKALGLKVPMWDAKRFDQERLYVEDVGLAPTQIIQTTRLGIPGGRDEHLMYRFVDGGYAPYCTRNPLRRGQVEGRDYVLI